From the Methanocaldococcus fervens AG86 genome, the window CATTTGGAGATAGATAATCCCGTAGAAGTTGCTAAAAAGTTTGTGGAAGATGGGGCTGAGTATTTACATATAGTTGATTTAGATGCTGCACTTGGAACAGGAAATAATAGAGATGTTATTAAAAACATTATAAACGAGATTAATGTCCCAGTTGAAGTTGGAGGGGGAATTAGAAGCTTGGATGTGGCAAAAGAGTTAATAGATATGGGAGTTGATAGAGTTATAGTGGGAACTAAGGCAATTTTAGAGCCAAAATTTATAGATGATTTAAATAAAGAGATCGGGAAGGATAAAATTGTTTTGGCTGTAGAATGCAAAGAAGGAAAAGTTGCTATTAAAGGATGGAAAGAGAAAATTGACAAAACTCCAATAGAGGTTATTAAGGACTTTGAGGATAAAGTTGGTTATATCCTATTTACAAACGTAGATGTCGAAGGCTTGTTAAAAGGGATAAATGTTGAGATAATCAAGGAAATAATAGATAAGACTGATATTCCCATAATTTACTCTGGAGGAGTTACAAGTATGGATGATATAAAAGCTTTAAAAGAGCTTGATATTTACGGTGTTGTTATTGGATCAGCACTCTATAAGGGGCTGATAGATTTAAAAGAGGCAATCAAGATAAGTAAAAAATAATTTTAAAAATAATTTATTGAATATCAACGTATATATCTCTACCTTCATCTATTGCATCTAAAATCTCCCTTCCAACCTTTGTTTTTTTGTTTATTCTAACTGTTCCATCATTTCTAACCGTAACAGTTGTTAATAACTTTCCATCAATGTATATTCTTATATTCTCCCCGGCATAATCCTCTCCAACATCTACAACCACATATTTATCTGTTTCATAAATCTTTGTTGATTCAAGTTCGTTTACAAATTCATACTTTCTATATATGTTTTCCATGTCTTTTTCTTCTTCCTTTTCCTTTTCTTTAACTGAGATTTTTAATCCAAGCATGTCTTCCAATTTTGATATTTCCCTTCCTCCTTTACCTATAATAGCTCCAATATATTTCTCTGGCACAATTAAATCAATTGAATTATCTCCAGTAACTTTTACCATCGGCTTAGCCTTTCTTGGCAAAATTTTTTTCAATATCTCTTCCAATTTTTCTTCAGCGTAGCTGTATATTGGAGCTTTTTTGCCACCTTCTTCTTTAATTGGCATAACAACAACTTGCTCTCCATAGGTGTAGATTTCATATTCGACCTTTCCAGTTTCAAAATCTTTAACTTCAATAACTGGTCTTGCTAAATCCTCTTCAACCATTCCATAAGGCACTTTAACTGTAAAATCGATTTCATAAACCTTCTGTATTTTTCCATCTTTTATAAATATTACAGTATCAACAACTTGTGGAATTACTCCAAGCTCAACTCTCCCAATTAACCTTTGAATAGCATCTATAGGCTTTGAAGCATGTACAACCCCAACCATTCCTACTCCAGCCATTCTCATATCTGCAAATATCTCAAAATCCCTCGTTTTTCTAACTTCATCATATATTGTGTAATCGGGCCTAACTAACAGCAAAATATCGCATGTCTTTTCCATATCTCCTTCTAATGGTGCATATTGGGTTATCTCCTTACTAACTTGCAAATCCCTTGGACTTTCCATTGTTTTAACTATTTTACCCTGACTTTTGTAAAATTCAGCTAAAGCTGCAACAAATGTTGATTTTCCACTTCCAGGAGGTCCGGAAACGAAGATACCTTCTGCCATCTCTTTTAATCTTTCCATTAACTTATCTGATAGCTGATAATCTTCTAATGAAGCTTTAACGACTGGTCTAACCGCTGTAACTTCTAAAGCCTCAGAGAATGGAGGTCTTGCAATTGAAATCCTAATATTTCCTAACTGAATAACTGTGGCTCCTTTTCTCTGAATTTCAAAGAATCCATTGTTTTGTTCTGCATACTTTATAATATTATCAATTATATCTTCCATCTCTTCTTTAGTTAGTTCTTTATCACCTATTGCTACAAGTTTAACCTCTCCGGGCTTCCCCTTTTTAGCATAAGGTAAACATCCCTCTTTTAAATGCACGGACATTGTTTCTTCATCGAAGTATTTGTCCAATACAAGCTCAACTTCTTCTTCTGAAGTTTCTAAATAATAAGCTTCGATACCTTGAGCTTTAGCTAAGTTGTATTGAATCCAGTCACTTGTTAATAATATAGAGTTTGTTTCTTTAGCTACTTTTCTAATCATCGCATCTATTTCTCCACTTTTTGCTAAAAATATCTCTTCTCTTGTAGGTCTCTCTCCATAGTATTCAACTTTAATATTATGTTCATTAGCCTTTTCTGTTAATTTTCTAAGCTCTTCTATCCCTTTATATCCAATTTCTCTTCCTTTATTTGCCTGAAATTCCAATTCAGAAACTACTGCTTCAGGAATTATTATTGTAGCATCTTTTAATTTTCCTTTTTCAATCAATTCAGTTATTCTACCATCTATAACAACACAAGTATCTACACAGACTTTTTTTCCAATTAAATCCAACTCTTCAATAGATTTTGTTTCTATTTTCTTCCTTTCTTCAAGATTCATAATTATCCACCTATTAATCATTTGATAATCGTAAAAAATCGTGATAGTTCTCTTAATTCATTTATATTATTTAACAGTTTTTGGCATTTAAACATTTTTCTTAAAATTGGATATTTTTTCCAAGTGAATTGATACCCCCTATCAAAAATTTTTACCTCTATAAATATTTTTCGATTTGCAATAAAATAGAAAACTTAATTACTACCATAAAATAAAAGATTAATATGCAGTGTTTATAACAAAAACAAAGGGTGATATTGTGAAATTCGGAATTGAATTTGTCCCAAACGAGCCAATACAAAAACTCTGCTACTACGTTAAATTAGCTGAGGATAATGGATTTGAATACTGTTGGATTACAGACCACTACAACAACAGAAACGTTTACATGGCTTTAACAGCTATCGCAATGAACACAAACAAAATTAAATTAGGTCCAGGAGTTACAAACCCATACGTTAGAAGCCCAGCAATAACAGCATCAGCTATTGCAACATTAGATGAATTATCAGGAGGAAGAGCTGTTTTAGGTATTGGTCCAGGAGACAAAGCAACATTCGACTCATTAGGAATTGAGTGGGTTAAGCCAGTTACAACATTAAAAGAATCAATTGAAGTTATAAGAAAATTATTAGCTGGAGAAAGAGTTTCATTCAATGGAAATGTTGTTAAGCTCGCAGGAGCTGCTTTAGCTGTAAAACCAATTCAGAAGAAAGTTCCAGTTTACATGGGAGCTCAAGGACCAAAGATGTTGGAAACAGCAGGTATGATTGCTGATGGAGTTTTAATCAACGCATCAAATCCAAAAGACTTTGAAGCAGCAATTCCATTAATTAAGAAAGGAGCTGAAGCTGCTGGAAGAAGCATGGATGAAATTGATGTTGCTGCTTACGCATGTATGTCAGTTGACAAGAAAGCTGACAAAGCAAAACAGGCAGCAGTTCCAGTTGTTGCTTTCATTGCAGCAGGTTCACCACCAGTTGTCTTAGAGAGACACGGAATTGATGTTGAGAAAGTTGAGAAGATTAGAGAAGCATTGAAGAAAGGAGACTTTGGAACAGCATTTGGAGCAGTTGACGACGACATGTTAGAAGCATTCTCAATCTACGGAACACCAGACGATGTTGTTGAGAAATGTAAAGAATTAGCTAAAATGGGAGTCACACAAATCGTTGCAGGTTCACCAATCGGTCCAAACAAAGAAACAGCAATTAAATTAATCGGTAAGAACATAATCCCAGCATTAAAGGAGTAAATTGACTAACTTTATTTTTTTATTTTATTTTTTTATTTTATGAGGTGATTTTATGAAAAGGCTATTATTTTTTGTTATTTTTGTAATTGCCATTTTGTTATGTGGATGCACCACAAATAAAACAGCAAATGTAAATAATGGAATAGATAATATTGAAGCAAATAAAACTTTAGATGAAACTAAGCTAAAAGAAATAAAATACATGTACATTGTTAAGGAGGGAAATAAAACAAAAATCCAGTTTGCCTTAGCTTATGGCAACGGTAGTTTGGCGAGGGTTGATAACGGTAAAGTTGCAGTAGAGGTGTTTGATGATACTGGTTTACTGTTTAAAAAGAGTTATGATGTTAAAAACCTTCCTATAAAAGCAAATTACTATTATGAGGTTGAGTTGCCAAGAATTAAAGGCTTTTACAGCGATGCAAAATTTGTATTAACATTTGAAGATGATGATGTAAAGCCGTCAAAAACAACATATGGAACAATTGAGAGATACTCAGCTGAAGAGATGAAAGAAATCTTTGAAAAAGAATATCATGAAAACTCAATAAAAACCAATATAGAAGAGGTCAGGGATGATATAGGAATAAAATTCATTGTAAAAGAATACGGATATTATAAGATTTATAATAATCGAACTGATGAAATTGAGGAAAGATTTAGAGTTGATTTTGCTGTAAAAAATCTAAATCCTGATACATATAAATTTGTTCCTAAAGAAATATGCCTAGTTTCAGGAGATGAAAAATATTGGAAAATTGAAGGCGTTGATGAACTTGAAATTGGAATTAATCAGGAGGCTGAAGGATATTGGATATTCAAAAAACCAGATAGTACAGAAGATTTAAGGTTGAACTTTAAAATAGGAGATCTTGTTTTTGATATAAAACTTTCACAGGAGTAAAAACTTATTTTATAATTTTTGCAGGTATTTAATAACATTCGCCATAGCTACACATCCATCTCCTACAGCCTTTGCTACCTGCATAACCCCTCCCCTAACGTCCCCTACAGCGTAAATTCCATCTATATTTGTTTTACAATTTTCATCTGTTTTAATAAATCCTTTTTTATCTAATTCTATGCCACTATCTTTTAAAAATTCGGTGTTTGGGACATGTCCCAAGCTTATAAATATCCCATCTGCCTTTATTACCTCCTCTTTTCCATCAACCAATATCTTAACTCCTTCAGCTTTATTCTCTCCAACAATCTCCAATGGTTTGGCGTTGTATATTATCTCAACATTTTTAGCTTCTTTAAGCTTATCCAACATTATTGGTTCAGCAGCTTTTAACTCCGATTTGTCAGTTATTAATATAACTTTTTTAGCAATGTCCTTTAAGTTTATGGCACTCATTATTGCTGGAGTATCCCTTCCAATAACTATAACCTCTCTATTCAAATAGAAGAAGGCGTCACACATTGTGCAATAGCTAACACCTTTACCAACAAACTTATCTTCATTTAGGTTGAGCTTTTTAGGTTTTGTCCCAGTTGCTATAACTATAGTTTTAGCCAAATAAGTTGAATTTTTTGTTATAATTTTGAATGGTCTTTCATTAGTTTCTATTTTAACAACTTCATCATAAACTATAGGTAATTTAAATTTTTCAGCATGAGTTTTAAATTTTTCAGCTAACTCGTATCCTCTGATCTCCTCAAATCCAGGATAATTTTCAACGATCCCGGCTTCTGCAATTCTTCCCCCAGCGTTTTCTTTCTCTATACATAAAGCTTTTAATTTCCCCCTCATTGCGTAAATGCCAGTCGTTAAACCAGCTGGTCCACCACCTATAATTATCGTATCATAAATCATTCTTTCACCTTAATTTTTAATATTTTTAATTTTGTTTATAAAGATTTCCAAACACTCTTCACAGTTTTTATTACAGCATATTGGAGAATTTAGGAATAAGAGGTTATGATATACTGAACATCCCCACTTGGTTTTTGTTCCATAGGTTAATTTTTTTATTTCTTCGTCCATATCGTTGTTTAAGTAAAATATCTCATTTTCATTTCCTTCATTCATAATAAGTTTTAAATTTAGAGTTGGAGGGCTCCTAACAACAATTCCACTAACTTCTGAAATTTTATTGGCTAATAACATCCCTTCAATACTTGAAACTGGCTCAATTATTGTAGAGTTTTCTTTATTTATTGCCTCTGGAAGAAAAGAAACTTTTATCCTCAACCAAGTTGACTCCTCAGGGTTATTTTTTATTATTTCCTTTCCTTTCTTTGAAAGATTTCCATTTTTTAAATAATAATCATAATATTCGTTGCAAAGTTCTCTCAATCTTCTATCAAATGATTTTTTATGTGTTGGATAGTATTTTGCCTTAACTTTCTTTTTATAATATTTTTTAAAGTTCCTTGCACTGAGTTTAGTTAATTTTAAAGCCTCTTCAAAAGGTATATTTGTTTTATATTCAACGAGTTTTGCGTATTCATAAGTTTCAATTATGATGTGGTTTTTATATCCTTTGTTAGTTTCAATAGCAACTGACACGTAATCTTCAAATGTTGGATGTCTTAAAAACATCTTCTTAACGTCTTCAAAATCCATATTGGGGTTGAGTTTCTTAATTTCTTTTGGAGTTAATAAACAAGGTCCTGTTGTTATATTTTTTGAAATAAAATCTCCAATCATCCCTACAAATCTATAATAAGGTAGTGGTGTAAAATCATAAGAAATTATTTTGTTTAAATTGTATTTCTCAATAATCCTGTTCCAAAATTGTGGGTAAGTGTGATTGTAATACTCTTCCCCAATGTTGCAGTTGCAGTTATGATGATTGCATAACTTTAAATTTATTGATATGCCCAAGTTATCACCTTAATTGTGCCACATCTATGCACTATAATCAACTTCATCATATTTATATTTTACCCTATAAAAAATAGTTTGAGGGGTATCATGCTAATAATATTAACAGGACTTCCTGGAGCTGGAAAATCAACATTTTCAAAGAATTTAGCAAAGATTTTGAGCAAAAATAACATTGACGTTATAGTTTTAGGAAGCGATTTGATTAGAGAGAGTTTTCCAATTTGGAAAGAGAAGTATGAAGAATTTATTAGAAAAGCTACCTACAGCTTAATAGATAACGCTTTAAAAGATTATTGGGTTATTGTTGATGATACAAATTATTATAATTCAATGAGGAGAGATTTGATAAATATAGCCAAAAAATACAATAAAAATTATGCTATAATATATTTAAAAGCTCCTTTGGATGTTTTAATTGAAAGAAATATTATGAGAGGGGAGAAGATACCAAACGAAGTAATTAAAAAGATGTATGAGAAGTTTGATGAACCTGGAAAAAAATACAAATGGGATGAACCATTTTTGACAATAGATACAACAAAAGATATTGATTTTGGAAATATTACTAAGAAATTAATTGAAAAAAGTAAAGAAATCCCAGAATACTATATTGAAGAGGAAAATAAAAATAAAGAAGATAATATTTTTGATAAAATTGACAAAGAGACGAGAAAGATTATAGGAAATTATATAAAATCAGGTAAATTTGATAAAGATAGGATTAAAGATGTTGTAAACTTGAGAAAAGAATTTTTAAAGAAAATAAAAAAGAAAGGGGATGTTGATATTTATAAAGCCATAGAAGAATTTAAAAATATGCTTGAAAATTTCTAATGGTTGTAGTGAGTATTCAACATTAATCTAATTTTGACCGTAAAATTTATATACTAAATCATTATATTCATCATATGTCTGTTTTGTGCAGGGGTAGCCAAGCCAGGACTACGGCGCTGGACTTGAGATCCAGTGGGGCTATGCCCCGCCTGGGTTCAAATCCCAGCCCCTGCGCCATTGATTTAACAACCTAACAGGGCTTTTTTGATATAGTCCAGTGGTGAAGTTAAGCTGTTTTATGTAGAATCTACAAGGAGCATTTAGAGGACTATGGTTTTTTAAGTTATGCATAACTGGACTAAAATTTGATGCGGTAAGTTATTGATAAATTTAAAGATAAAAATATAAGTGATGATAAAAAATATGAAAGTGAAACCCTCTGCAACCCTCCGAAACTATTGTCAATTTTAAAGGTCAATGTCATCAGCCCCCTCTTTATCTTCAGTAAGTTGCAGTAACTCCTTCATTTCTTTTATTGCCATGACTAAATTTCTACCAGCGACTTCTTTTTCTCTTGCCGTTGCCTTTGGATTTTCTAAATCTTTTTTTGCTGTTTTAATCATTGTAAATAAACCTTCTAATGCCAAACCAAAATTTTTTGCAAGCTCTTTATACATTTTTGAGTAAATTTCTGTAGTTTCTTCTTCTATTGCTTCAAGTAGTTGGGGCTTTACGTGATTTTGCATGTGTCTTAAAATCGCACTGTATGAGATGTCTTCGTTATACTTTTCCTTTAAATATTTTGATATTCTTTTAGCTCCCCAACCCTGGAAATACAGTGCTTCTATCTCAGCCCTGTGCGGGGAGTTACATACCTTGCATAATTTGTTATTTGGCATGCTAATCCCCCCTATAAGGAGTTATTGTGCATCGGCAGTTGTAGCCAAGAGGAGGAACTAACTCTGGATGTTCTGCTGGAACAAAAACAAGCCCATGTAGTTTTCTATGAGCTGGTCTGACTCTGTCATCTTTCATTGTGATATAAACAACTTTATCATTCCACCATCTGGCAGCTCTTGCAGTGTTGTATGTTTTTGTCAGTTCTTGCCTTGCCCTTTGTTGTAATCTTTGCCCTTTAATGTTTCCAATGACTTTTTCTAATTCTTTTTTAAGTTTTTCTTCACCGTAACCCTTTCTAATTCCATCATTTAGGACGTCTAAAACTTGCTGGGAATAAGATGAATAGATGTTTTTAAACGCCTGCTCCCAAATTGGCTTTAATTGTGTTAAAATATCCGCAGGTAAATCATCATAAACATGTAGAGCGTTCATCGCTGGGATGACATAATCAATTATAAACCTATCAACTTCCTCCCTTGCAAATTGGCTTAATAAATTGTCGTCGAAGTTTGGATATTGCATAATAAAGTTTATGAATTTTTTGATGCTCTCTTTTCCAAATTTGTCTCCTTTCTTTGCTAAGTATTCCATTACTTTTCTTAGTTTTTCCCGTTCTTTTTCTAACTCCTGCAGTTTCTTTTCATCAGTGATGTAATAAAGCCCACTATCGATTGTTTCTACAAGCCCTTCTTTTAGTGGTTTTGCTTTTTTCAATAATCTTTCGACTTCTTTTTCAGTTAAATCAATTGTAGATGCCATTATTTCATTTTCGTATTCATTGCTCGGGAATATTCTTTCAATGTATGCACTCATGTCTTGTCCTGTTACTGCCTCAACTTGTTTTAATTGTGCAACTGCTTGTATTTTTTGTAGTTGCATGGTGTCAAACTCTGGGTCTGGATTTTTGAATTTAATCCAAACGTTTTTGTATCCCATTTTTTGTAACTGCTCATAAATCCATGTTTCTACTTCTTTTTGATAGCCCAAGACAATCCTTAATAAATTCCTGTCTATTGTTCTTGATGTAGTTAATTCTTGCCCTGATGCTTTTACAGTTGAGATACTTGTTCCCAGAGCCATAAAGATGGAGCTGTCATATTGGTAGAGTAAAAGCTCGATTAAATCTGTGGGGATTTCCTTGCCGATGGAGATTGTCTCAATAACTGCGTTTGTTGATGGAACTACAATCCTTGTATGATTTTGCCAATTAGCAAATGCCTTTTTTAAATACTCTAAGACCTTTTTTTCGTCACTTTTACCTATCACAAGTGGAATTAAAGCCCTCTGCACCATCATAGGGGAGATTGTATAAAGTATTTGTTCTTTAATCTTAACGATTTTTTCAACGGTCTCATGTGAAGGAATTGAATTGTAAAACACTGATAAATATCTG encodes:
- the pstK gene encoding L-seryl-tRNA(Sec) kinase, with protein sequence MLIILTGLPGAGKSTFSKNLAKILSKNNIDVIVLGSDLIRESFPIWKEKYEEFIRKATYSLIDNALKDYWVIVDDTNYYNSMRRDLINIAKKYNKNYAIIYLKAPLDVLIERNIMRGEKIPNEVIKKMYEKFDEPGKKYKWDEPFLTIDTTKDIDFGNITKKLIEKSKEIPEYYIEEENKNKEDNIFDKIDKETRKIIGNYIKSGKFDKDRIKDVVNLRKEFLKKIKKKGDVDIYKAIEEFKNMLENF
- a CDS encoding PINc/VapC family ATPase, whose protein sequence is MNLEERKKIETKSIEELDLIGKKVCVDTCVVIDGRITELIEKGKLKDATIIIPEAVVSELEFQANKGREIGYKGIEELRKLTEKANEHNIKVEYYGERPTREEIFLAKSGEIDAMIRKVAKETNSILLTSDWIQYNLAKAQGIEAYYLETSEEEVELVLDKYFDEETMSVHLKEGCLPYAKKGKPGEVKLVAIGDKELTKEEMEDIIDNIIKYAEQNNGFFEIQRKGATVIQLGNIRISIARPPFSEALEVTAVRPVVKASLEDYQLSDKLMERLKEMAEGIFVSGPPGSGKSTFVAALAEFYKSQGKIVKTMESPRDLQVSKEITQYAPLEGDMEKTCDILLLVRPDYTIYDEVRKTRDFEIFADMRMAGVGMVGVVHASKPIDAIQRLIGRVELGVIPQVVDTVIFIKDGKIQKVYEIDFTVKVPYGMVEEDLARPVIEVKDFETGKVEYEIYTYGEQVVVMPIKEEGGKKAPIYSYAEEKLEEILKKILPRKAKPMVKVTGDNSIDLIVPEKYIGAIIGKGGREISKLEDMLGLKISVKEKEKEEEKDMENIYRKYEFVNELESTKIYETDKYVVVDVGEDYAGENIRIYIDGKLLTTVTVRNDGTVRINKKTKVGREILDAIDEGRDIYVDIQ
- a CDS encoding minor capsid protein, with product MSFEFLLSDKDGLLPPIGEENKVVDLAKDYAVNMAIRVLLTQIFTEFSVEGSNNKIKNKVADLIEEKLEDIKLAFIDYLLKGKCILYQLNRINPDTAIVRTNGKDYYVEYTADIPAGEWWNGEVEAKKIVIAPKEIWDKIDADEIYDSRYLSVFYNSIPSHETVEKIVKIKEQILYTISPMMVQRALIPLVIGKSDEKKVLEYLKKAFANWQNHTRIVVPSTNAVIETISIGKEIPTDLIELLLYQYDSSIFMALGTSISTVKASGQELTTSRTIDRNLLRIVLGYQKEVETWIYEQLQKMGYKNVWIKFKNPDPEFDTMQLQKIQAVAQLKQVEAVTGQDMSAYIERIFPSNEYENEIMASTIDLTEKEVERLLKKAKPLKEGLVETIDSGLYYITDEKKLQELEKEREKLRKVMEYLAKKGDKFGKESIKKFINFIMQYPNFDDNLLSQFAREEVDRFIIDYVIPAMNALHVYDDLPADILTQLKPIWEQAFKNIYSSYSQQVLDVLNDGIRKGYGEEKLKKELEKVIGNIKGQRLQQRARQELTKTYNTARAARWWNDKVVYITMKDDRVRPAHRKLHGLVFVPAEHPELVPPLGYNCRCTITPYRGD
- the mer gene encoding 5,10-methylenetetrahydromethanopterin reductase → MKFGIEFVPNEPIQKLCYYVKLAEDNGFEYCWITDHYNNRNVYMALTAIAMNTNKIKLGPGVTNPYVRSPAITASAIATLDELSGGRAVLGIGPGDKATFDSLGIEWVKPVTTLKESIEVIRKLLAGERVSFNGNVVKLAGAALAVKPIQKKVPVYMGAQGPKMLETAGMIADGVLINASNPKDFEAAIPLIKKGAEAAGRSMDEIDVAAYACMSVDKKADKAKQAAVPVVAFIAAGSPPVVLERHGIDVEKVEKIREALKKGDFGTAFGAVDDDMLEAFSIYGTPDDVVEKCKELAKMGVTQIVAGSPIGPNKETAIKLIGKNIIPALKE
- the hisA gene encoding 1-(5-phosphoribosyl)-5-[(5-phosphoribosylamino)methylideneamino]imidazole-4-carboxamide isomerase produces the protein MLIIPAVDLKDKKCVQLIQGDPNKKHLEIDNPVEVAKKFVEDGAEYLHIVDLDAALGTGNNRDVIKNIINEINVPVEVGGGIRSLDVAKELIDMGVDRVIVGTKAILEPKFIDDLNKEIGKDKIVLAVECKEGKVAIKGWKEKIDKTPIEVIKDFEDKVGYILFTNVDVEGLLKGINVEIIKEIIDKTDIPIIYSGGVTSMDDIKALKELDIYGVVIGSALYKGLIDLKEAIKISKK
- the trxR gene encoding F420-dependent thioredoxin reductase, with amino-acid sequence MIYDTIIIGGGPAGLTTGIYAMRGKLKALCIEKENAGGRIAEAGIVENYPGFEEIRGYELAEKFKTHAEKFKLPIVYDEVVKIETNERPFKIITKNSTYLAKTIVIATGTKPKKLNLNEDKFVGKGVSYCTMCDAFFYLNREVIVIGRDTPAIMSAINLKDIAKKVILITDKSELKAAEPIMLDKLKEAKNVEIIYNAKPLEIVGENKAEGVKILVDGKEEVIKADGIFISLGHVPNTEFLKDSGIELDKKGFIKTDENCKTNIDGIYAVGDVRGGVMQVAKAVGDGCVAMANVIKYLQKL